A region from the Rosa rugosa chromosome 6, drRosRugo1.1, whole genome shotgun sequence genome encodes:
- the LOC133715284 gene encoding probable pectate lyase 4 isoform X1, with protein sequence MTSLPYADVDSHLKAMSGRAEGFGRLAIGGLHGPVYFVTTLADDGPGSLREGCRKQEPLWIVFEVSGTIILSSYLSVSSYKTIDGRGQRVKLTGKGLRLKECEHIIICNLEFEGGRGHDVDGIQIKPNSRHIWIDRCSLRDYDDGLIDITRQSTDITISRCYFHQHDKTMLIGADPSHVGDRCIRVTIHHCFFDGTRQRQPRVRFGKVHLYNNYTRNWGIYAVCASVESQIYSQCNIYEAGTKKKTFEYYTEKAADREEAKSGFIRSEGDVFLNGAQPYTLTGFSEECMFHPSEFYPLWTMEAASDSLKGVLHILTGWQSIHRPPVEQLVMRGRQLLGGNDEDAVELTKVEVPWNKSDK encoded by the exons ATGACCTCGCTACCGTATGCTGACGTGGATTCCCATCTGAAAGCAATGTCCGGCCGGGCCGAGGGGTTCGGCCGGCTCGCCATCGGAGGCCTCCACGGCCCGGTTTATTTCGTCACCACATTGGCAG ATGATGGTCCAGGCTCACTTCGTGAAGGATGCCGGAAACAAGAACCACTTTGGATTGTCTTTGAGGTTTCAGGCACCATTATTCTCTCTTCTTACTTAAGTGTGTCGTCTTACAAGACAATTGATGGCCGAGGGCAGAGAGTAAAGCTCACAGGCAAGGGCCTTAGACTGAAGGAATGTGAACACATAATCATATGCAACCTTGAGTTCGAAGGTGGTAGAGGACATGATGTTGATGGCATTCAGATAAAACCAAATTCCAGGCATATATGGATTGACCGATGCAGCCTTCGTGATTATGATGATGGACTCATAGATATCACCCGACAAAGTACAGACATAACTATTTCTAG ATGTTACTTCCATCAACATGACAAGACGATGCTTATTGGAGCAGACCCTTCACATGTTGGTGACAGATGCATTCGGGTCACTATTCATCATTGTTTTTTTGATGGGACAAGGCAAAGGCAACCTCGTGTTAGATTTGGGAAAGTTCATCTTTACAACAATTACACTCGTAACTGGGGTATATATGCTGTTTGTGCCAGCGTAGAATCCCAG ATATACTCTCAATGCAACATATATGAAGCAGGAACGAAGAAGAAGACTTTTGAATATTATACAGAAAAG GCTGCAGACAGAGAAGAGGCGAAATCTGGCTTCATAAGATCTGAGGGGGACGTATTCCTGAATGGAGCCCAACCATACACATTAACAGGGTTCAGTGAAGAATGCATGTTCCATCCAAGTGAATTTTATCCACTTTGGACTATGGAAGCAGCCTCAGATTCTCTTAAAGGTGTTCTCCACATTCTTACGGGTTGGCAATCCATTCATAGGCCACCAGTAGAGCAGCTGGTAATG
- the LOC133715284 gene encoding probable pectate lyase 4 isoform X2 — MTSLPYADVDSHLKAMSGRAEGFGRLAIGGLHGPVYFVTTLADDGPGSLREGCRKQEPLWIVFEVSGTIILSSYLSVSSYKTIDGRGQRVKLTGKGLRLKECEHIIICNLEFEGGRGHDVDGIQIKPNSRHIWIDRCSLRDYDDGLIDITRQSTDITISRCYFHQHDKTMLIGADPSHVGDRCIRVTIHHCFFDGTRQRQPRVRFGKVHLYNNYTRNWGIYAVCASVESQIYSQCNIYEAGTKKKTFEYYTEKAADREEAKSGFIRSEGDVFLNGAQPYTLTGFSEECMFHPSEFYPLWTMEAASDSLKGVLHILTGWQSIHRPPVEQLRGRQLLGGNDEDAVELTKVEVPWNKSDK, encoded by the exons ATGACCTCGCTACCGTATGCTGACGTGGATTCCCATCTGAAAGCAATGTCCGGCCGGGCCGAGGGGTTCGGCCGGCTCGCCATCGGAGGCCTCCACGGCCCGGTTTATTTCGTCACCACATTGGCAG ATGATGGTCCAGGCTCACTTCGTGAAGGATGCCGGAAACAAGAACCACTTTGGATTGTCTTTGAGGTTTCAGGCACCATTATTCTCTCTTCTTACTTAAGTGTGTCGTCTTACAAGACAATTGATGGCCGAGGGCAGAGAGTAAAGCTCACAGGCAAGGGCCTTAGACTGAAGGAATGTGAACACATAATCATATGCAACCTTGAGTTCGAAGGTGGTAGAGGACATGATGTTGATGGCATTCAGATAAAACCAAATTCCAGGCATATATGGATTGACCGATGCAGCCTTCGTGATTATGATGATGGACTCATAGATATCACCCGACAAAGTACAGACATAACTATTTCTAG ATGTTACTTCCATCAACATGACAAGACGATGCTTATTGGAGCAGACCCTTCACATGTTGGTGACAGATGCATTCGGGTCACTATTCATCATTGTTTTTTTGATGGGACAAGGCAAAGGCAACCTCGTGTTAGATTTGGGAAAGTTCATCTTTACAACAATTACACTCGTAACTGGGGTATATATGCTGTTTGTGCCAGCGTAGAATCCCAG ATATACTCTCAATGCAACATATATGAAGCAGGAACGAAGAAGAAGACTTTTGAATATTATACAGAAAAG GCTGCAGACAGAGAAGAGGCGAAATCTGGCTTCATAAGATCTGAGGGGGACGTATTCCTGAATGGAGCCCAACCATACACATTAACAGGGTTCAGTGAAGAATGCATGTTCCATCCAAGTGAATTTTATCCACTTTGGACTATGGAAGCAGCCTCAGATTCTCTTAAAGGTGTTCTCCACATTCTTACGGGTTGGCAATCCATTCATAGGCCACCAGTAGAGCAGCTG